The following proteins come from a genomic window of Sardina pilchardus chromosome 1, fSarPil1.1, whole genome shotgun sequence:
- the inab gene encoding internexin neuronal intermediate filament protein, alpha b, with the protein MMSYGSDIYSASSYRKIFGDSPRYSSPSRMMSGMSGSSRSGYRSQSASRTGSSLTSYKRNTRQNYSLMPIENFDLSQSSVLNNEFKIIRTNEKEQMQGLNDRFAMFIDKVRNLEQQNKVLETELVTLRQRQTEPSRLADLYQQEIRELRSQIEELNGEKSQVMIERDGIEDDLQKLRGKYEDEVHAREQAEDTLKVFKKDVDDATMVRLDLEKKVESLLDEINFLRKVHEEEVAELMNMIQAAQVSVEMEVAKPDLTSALKEIREQYDCVAAKNLQSAEEWYKSKFADLSDQATRSNEAIRASREEINEFRRQLQSKTIEIESMRGTNESLERQIREMEDRHNSEIMGFQDSVGQLENELRTTKSEMARHLREYQDLLNVKMALDIEIAAYRKLLEGEETRISTGINFPMPSSGGGGSQSYGYQTRMYTSGGGSGSGKSKKDKQQDEDQQQQSQSKSSSKREMYEETVISTKKMEKQDTSDVNNLSQKN; encoded by the exons ATGATGAGCTACGGATCTGATATCTACTCTGCCTCCTCTTACAGGAAGATATTCGGGGACTCTCCCCGGTACTCTTCCCCATCCCGGATGATGAGCGGCATGAGCGGCTCATCCCGCAGCGGGTACCGGTCCCAATCCGCCTCCCGCACCGGCTCATCCCTGACTTCCTACAAGAGGAACACGCGTCAAAACTACTCGCTGATGCCCATTGAGAACTTTGATCTGTCCCAAAGTTCCGTGCTCAACAATGAGTTCAAAATCATCCGCACCAACGAGAAGGAGCAGATGCAGGGTCTCAACGACCGCTTCGCGATGTTCATCGACAAGGTCCGCAACCTGGAGCAGCAGAACAAGGTCCTGGAGACGGAGCTGGTGACGCTGCGCCAGCGGCAGACCGAGCCGTCGCGCCTGGCGGACCTGTACCAGCAGGAGATCCGCGAGCTGCGCTCGCAGATCGAGGAGCTGAACGGCGAGAAGTCCCAGGTGATGATCGAGCGCGACGGCATCGAGGACGACCTGCAGAAGCTCCGGGGCAAGTACGAGGACGAGGTGCACGCCCGCGAGCAGGCGGAGGACACGCTCAAGGTGTTCAAGAAGGACGTGGACGACGCCACCATGGTGCGCCTGGACCTGGAGAAGAAGGTCGAGTCCCTCCTGGACGAGATCAACTTCCTCAGGAAAGTGCACGAAGAGGAGGTGGCCGAGCTGATGAACATGATCCAGGCGGCGCAGGTGTccgtggagatggaggtggccAAGCCCGACCTCACCTCCGCCCTCAAGGAGATCCGCGAGCAGTACGACTGCGTGGCGGCGAAGAACTTGCAGTCGGCCGAAGAGTGGTACAAGTCCAAGTTCGCCGACCTCAGCGACCAGGCCACGCGCAGCAACGAGGCCATCCGCGCCAGCCGCGAGGAGATCAACGAGTTCCGCAGGCAGCTGCAGTCCAAGACCATCGAGATCGAGAGCATGCGGGGAACCAACGAGTCCTTGGAGAGGCAAATCCGCGAAATGGAGGATAGGCACAATTCCGAAATCATGGGCTTCCAG GATTCCGTTGGCCAGCTGGAGAATGAGCTGAGGACCACTAAGAGTGAGATGGCCCGTCACCTGAGGGAGTACCAAGACCTGCTGAATGTCAAGATGGCCCTGGATATTGAAATTGCTGCATACAG GAAACTGCTGGAAGGGGAGGAGACCCGCATCAGCACGGGCATCAACTTCCCCATGCCTTcctccggcggcggcggcagccagAGCTACGGCTACCAGACCCGCATGTACACCAGCGGCGGCGGCTCCGGCTCCGGCAAGTCCAAGAAGGACAAGCAGCAGGACgaggaccagcagcagcagagccagAGCAAGTCCAGCAGCAAGCGGGAGATGTACGAGGAGACCGTCATCTCCACCAAGAAGATGGAGAAGCAAGACACCAGCGACGTGAACAACCTCAGCCAGAAGAACTAA